In Deltaproteobacteria bacterium, the sequence CAGGCACCAAGGCTCTCTGGATCGGGCTGCCACGCATGGACGACATCGCCGAGTTCTTCAAAGTCTTTGCCAAGCTTGCTGAAGGACCCTAACATCTCACGTCACCGTGTCCAGCGAACACTTCTCGGGCAGGATCAGCTCCCAGGGGGAGAGGGAGCAGAACTGTTCAGCGGCTCTTTCAACTCCCGCTTCAGCACCTTGAACGACGCGTTTTTCGGCAGCCAGGCGCGGAACTCGACGAGCTTTGGAACCTTGAAAGACACCAGCCGCTCGCAGCAGAAGGCTTGCACTTCATCCGCCGTCAGCTCGGCGCCGCCCTTTAGCACCACCACGGCCTTGGGGATCCCGGTTCTCCTCCGGCGGCAAAACCGTCACCAAGAGGAGGGCATCGCGCGCCAGATCGAACGGCTCGTCGAGCTGGGTCCGCTCCCCGCCATACTGGGCCTTCAGGGTTACGCTGGGCATGACCATCCAGCGCCGGATTAGGGGTACTGCTTCCGGCTTCTCAACCTGCAAGTGCTAGGATAAGGTCAGCCTCGAGGTGAACGGGCCGTGAGCGAGTGGCTAATCGATACCAACGATCGCCAGTTCGAGACCGATGTACTGGAGCGCTCACGGACGGTTCCGGTAGTCGTCGATTTCTGGGCGCCCTGGTGTGCGCCATGCCGGACGCTCGGCCCGCTGCTCGAACGGCTGGCGCAGGAATACGGTGGTGGGTTCGTGGTCGCGAAGGTCAACGTCGACGAGAATCCGGGACTGGCGCAGGCCTTCGCTGTCAGCAGCATTCCGATGGTGTTGGGGTTGCGCGGGGGCGAGGTGGTGGGTGAGTTCGTCGGCGCGCAGCCGGAAGCAGAGGTGCGCGCGTTCATCGCCCGCCTGCTGCCGAGCCCAGCCGAGCAACTCGCCCAGGAGGCGACGGCACAGTACGCCGCCGGCCGGCTCGACGACGCCGAAGCCATCCTGCAGCGCGCCCTCGAAGCCGACCCTGAGTGCGAGCCCGCGCTAACCGGCATGGCGACCGTGCTGGCCGACCGCCGGCAGTTCGAGCGCGCGCTCGAACTGCTCGAGCGCGTTCCGCCCGGCACCCGCTGGCGGCAAGAAGCTGACCGCATCGCTGCCGCCATCCGCATCACCCAGGCCGGCGGCGGTGATGAGGCGGCGCTGCGGGGCAGACTCGCCGCCGCCCCCGGCGATCTTCAAGCCCGCTTCACGCTGGCGCAGGTGCTCGCCGCCGGCTCGCGCTACGAGGAAGCGCTGGCGGAGTATCTCGATATCGTCAGCCGCGATCGCTCATTCCGCGACGACGCCGCCCGCAAGGCCATGTTGGATATCTACGAGTTACTCGGCGCCGACAGTGAGATCGTAGCCCGCTCGCGGTCCGCGCTCGCCAAGGTGCTGTTCCGATAGCCATGAGCCGACCGGCGATTGATTTCGGAGCGGCGGCGGC encodes:
- a CDS encoding tetratricopeptide repeat protein produces the protein MSEWLIDTNDRQFETDVLERSRTVPVVVDFWAPWCAPCRTLGPLLERLAQEYGGGFVVAKVNVDENPGLAQAFAVSSIPMVLGLRGGEVVGEFVGAQPEAEVRAFIARLLPSPAEQLAQEATAQYAAGRLDDAEAILQRALEADPECEPALTGMATVLADRRQFERALELLERVPPGTRWRQEADRIAAAIRITQAGGGDEAALRGRLAAAPGDLQARFTLAQVLAAGSRYEEALAEYLDIVSRDRSFRDDAARKAMLDIYELLGADSEIVARSRSALAKVLFR